The Periophthalmus magnuspinnatus isolate fPerMag1 chromosome 10, fPerMag1.2.pri, whole genome shotgun sequence genome segment aaacaagctaacaagtttacccTCGATCTCACtctaaatcactaaatccattgaattcttcatcctcgttgtcgcttctgaacaactccgtcCACTCCGGAAGAAGATGAAGTGCAGCTCACGCAgttgtgacaataatgaagatgtgaaattctatacttgaataatttcacatataagtggGATCTGAATGTgatttatactcagatgcaatttatatgtgaaattagtcaaactatggaaaaaaatgtgacaTATAAGGTATATTGattgtttgtcctctgatccaaaggctggcagttcgaatccccctcttgacataaacatcattggcaagacacttaacctactttgcccccagtgtctgcgtacactggtgtatgaatgtgtgtgtgaatgggtgagtggttccctgatgtaaagtgctttgaatgccATGAAGGTGCACAAGTGCTATATACAAACTTGACCGTTTACATTTACCAGAATTTCCTGCATGTGTTATGATCAATATGCCCAAAGCTAAGGAGTTCCATCCTTTTTGAACTCCGGTAGAGGTTTCTTTACATCTAAGCAGCACCAGTAACGCATTTCAAACTTAAGTTTCTTCATtttattcagctccatcaaTCATGTGAGACAGGCCACTGCAGAGTCCTGTTCATGTTTGTGTAGAAAACCTCACAGACCAAAGGGCTGTAATCACAACCACATTTCTGCctgtctctgtgctctgctGACAGAGCTCACACGAGGGACTTCACTCACAGGGCTCATGTTTTTATATGCTCCCTAACATGTCTTTGGGACTAGAGTTTtgatattacacacacacagacacacacacattttatatatatatatatatatatatatatatatatatatatatatatatatatatatatatatatatatatatatatatatatatatatatatatatatatatatatatatatatatatatatatatatatatatatatatatatatatatatatatatatatataatgtgtgtgtgcagcatAGGTTGCagtgcatttattattttatagtgTTCTTATATTTATACATACCCTTACTCTTTCTCAgatcacagttgtggagcatgTTACACCTTCGGCTCTGACCCTCCATCACGAGGGCTTCTTCTGGCGCTGTGCATTTCAGGTGGAGCTCACAGCAGAGCTGCACCACTCCACTCTGTACAGTGAGTATCCTCCACTGGAAGACAAGAGTCTGTAATTCAACTTAGTTAGTATAGCTCAAAATCACATGAAGAAACAGTTAGAATCATAGGTTAATAAATtcagattgaccaaaacaagcaactgtcccagaacatccttactgtccttagaccctctttttctgcaaaaaaaaaaagtgggaaaaagagaaacttggagaacagtgaaggagaggagaaatcCACTCATATGGATGAGCAAAATTTTTTAGGACTACATCCATTTCCAGAACAATTCCATAGGTGTTTCACTTTTATTGTAAATTACAGTCAATACTGATTAGACAGCATTATACTGTAAAATACTAACAGCGAAGAAAGTATGAAGAATATAACTGTTGAGGTAATTCCTGCTTTCTTTTACACCATGAGATTGTGAAACCAAAACCTATGAGGCCAGGGCACAAAAGAGAGTCTGCTTCTCAGTGGGATTTCAGTGCCAAATACAATAAGAGGTTGTTACACAATTAAATATTTCCAGACATGTCTCCAAGCTTTTCTACAAAGCAGCTGTATATAGGACATGCCTACCCACACCAAGGTCCAGGCCTGACCACAAACAAAGGTTTGGGAATATAATATTTGACAGGGGAgtcataaatgtatttaaatgaccaatatcatttttaaattttagtccCTTTTGTATTTAATCAGGACTGTTTTTTGTAACAccacaattttaatatttatgtgaGAAACTTTCTTCTAGCGAACCAGCCAGAGTCTAAAGCATGTATCCACGGTTACCTTTTTCCTCTGCCCGTCGCCCTTGGACCTGTACCCCACCCCATGTACGACCCAACAGCAGGTAAATGACATGAGAtaagtctgtgtctgtctgtgcgtAGGACTCACTCAGTGGTACATCACACATAAATCATAGTTTCTATATTTAAGGTTGTAAAGTTTTTATACAAGTCTGAAATACATTTAATCCTATAGTATAACTAGGCTATATAGAACTTTGACAGGTagatacaaaacacaaatctgatcTTCGAAAACATCTGACATGTCAGTTAATCATTGGATTGAACTGGATGagctgttgtatttggaagacaaagtacaatgaattGTATAACTGCTTTcaacattttctctttcatttttgtctttgccacattagtttgacctttttttttttttttttttttttttgctttatttttgttgtaaaaaccTGCATATGTGAACAGTCagagagaaatcagattactcactcCAAACAACAATCTGACAACTCCTGAAAatagataatgatcagattgtaAAATATAGCCACTGAAATGCACATGAAAACATTAAGACAACACTGTGTGAAAAATAAGCAAGAAAATACTCAACTGTCACATAAAACTGCTGTTGAACATTTGTAAAACAGCATTATGTAAATCTTCATGTCTTGCGTCTACATGCATCTCCCAGCACACATTATGTTACTCATCTTACTCTATATTTAGATTTCATTTCAAGCACTCACCTCACCAATCTCATGAGGGTGTGGACAAACTGCCCTCCATGTTTACTTAACCTTAGGCTCATAGCTGGTTTTAAAATGATACTAAACTGTATTTGTTGAATTGTTAGGTATTTCTAAgtgaaattatatttttctgtgaAATTTATGTCTGTATTCTATTGTTTGTTGTATAATCTTGTATAAAGCATATTTTACACTGTCttatttctgtttagttttCCGAGGTTTTTGGACAGTCCTGATGatcctggctctgctctgcgctctgattggtggaTTCCTCTTGGTCTGTGGCATCCCGTTCTACAGCCACAAACTGTACCGAGTGGGCGGGGCTCTACTCATCGCTGCCGGTAAAAATACACCCAAACATGTGTCGTAATTATAGCCCTGAGGGAGCAAACTCAGAGCCACGGGGATATAAGAATGTAGAGACATAAATACAGTCTTCTCCTGTTTTCACTGTCAGCTGTCCAGACCAGTCACATGACAGGAAACAGGATcagacaggaaacaggaaggaACACAGCTGTCACTATAGTAACAGCTGTTACTATAGCAACAAGTGTAAACAGGAGCTAATGAGATAATCATTAACATCAGTGCACTAACCTATGTGTGTTggtgtttatgttttagttaGTGAAATGAGCCCTTTGGTACATTCTCCTACATGCCTTTTGTGTGTAGGAGTGGCAGTGCCAACAACCTTTTaacctctctcacacacacacacgtactacACTCACAGAGCAAGccaaaagtgtcttgctcaaatacACTAGAACAATATACTTtttcttgtatgttttttatgcaaTGGTGGTTGGAGGTGAAAAGGAATGCTTTTGTGACCAAGTCTAATAGAAAGAATGCACCAAAATCACTTTATAGTTTGAAAAGATTTATGCATTGGATTATATACAGTAGtgccaaagtgctttacagtggattattcattcactctgcgCTCAGTGGTGGTAGCAAGGCTTCCAATCTGCGCCAtaagcccctctgaccaccaccaccacacataccacattcatactaggcaaggtggatgaagtgtttgGTCTAAGGACACAGCAATAGTATGcattagagccactgctccccactgtggcacctggtatttccTGCGGTCTTTCATCAaggtactaaccaggcccagccttaCTTAACTTCTGAGATCAAAGAAGATGATATCAGATTAATGCAGTGCCTTTTTGGACAttcaaagacactttactcagcatcattcattcactccactctcAGTAGTAGTAAGCTACtaatgtagccacagctgccctggggcaggctgacagaagtgaggctgccactcagcaccatcggcccctccttTCTCACACGTAGCATTTCACTTTCAAAAAGCCGTTATATGAACACCATTAACACACACCGCTTTCGtattaggcaatgtgggtgaattgccttgcctaaggacacaacatcagttTTTGCCACTAGCACCCTACTGTAGCACCTGAAATTTTGAGGCTCCCATCAAAGTATTACCCAGGCccagccttgcttagcttctaaaaactgacaagatcaggctttgacaagccagTATGGTCATGAGATCAGACCGCAAATTATACCATTGTCATTATCTGTCCTCTCCCCAGCCTGTCTGTTCCTGTCGGTGCTGCTGCTGTACGTGATGTGGGTGGAGCTTGTGGATGTGAGGCGTTATATTCTTCAGGAAAGTGGCGAGACGTGTCCCACAGCAGAAGTCCAAATCCACTATGGCCTGTCCTTCATGGTGGCGGCCTCAGGAGTACCCCTAGTGCTCATATCCGGGATTATATTCCGGTGCATCGCCCGAGCTCTGGGTGGAGACAAGTTTTAACAGCACAAAGAAAAGGACTTGTGATTGGGTATGCAGCCCTGGGACTCAGTAGTACTAGTCTCTCATGTAAATAGTAGGCTAGATTTGGTGGATATGACCAACACtgcaacagagcatttaaaCCCTATCTTGGAATTATTCTGGAAATGTTTTATTCTCTGCAGTGTGATAAATCTGTAATTCATTGCAATTTTATCATTCAGTCAGATACTCTTCTTATTAAAGGttcttattttaaaaagtctgtTACTTTGTGGTCTCATTCTCAGCTAT includes the following:
- the LOC117377266 gene encoding transmembrane protein 182-like — encoded protein: MKITVVEHVTPSALTLHHEGFFWRCAFQVELTAELHHSTLYTNQPESKACIHGYLFPLPVALGPVPHPMYDPTAVFRGFWTVLMILALLCALIGGFLLVCGIPFYSHKLYRVGGALLIAAACLFLSVLLLYVMWVELVDVRRYILQESGETCPTAEVQIHYGLSFMVAASGVPLVLISGIIFRCIARALGGDKF